In a genomic window of Leisingera caerulea DSM 24564:
- a CDS encoding FAD-dependent oxidoreductase, which produces MNKIFEVPLYPYERHADEDASSPVRRKVVVIGAGPVGLAAAIDLAQQGTEVVVLDDNDKVSFGSRAICFAKRPLEILDRLGCGQPMVDKGVQWNTGKVFFDDRQVYEFNLLPEEGHKRPAFINLQQYYFEEYLVNRVRELQEQGAPIEIRGRNKVSAIGTHPTHVVLEIDTPEGSYNLETEWLIACDGAGSPTRQMLGLDFVGRVFEDNFLIADVIMEADFPSERWFWFDPPFNKGQSALLHKQPDGVWRIDLQLGWDIDKEREKRPENVIPRLKAMLGEDVKFELEWVSIYTFQCRRMEQFRHGRVIFAGDAAHQVSPFGARGANSGLQDTDNLCWKLKLVMDGKAPESLLDSYDAERIHGADENILNSSRSTDFITPKSEISRVLRDAVLDLSEQYEFARPLVNSGRLSVPCTYDGSPLNSADALDGPDRTRPGSPCPDAPLSDGFLLDKLGDKFVLLTIDADAPDVIVEEGIEVTRLALSIKDDKTLALQQRYLGKHESGVYLIRPDQHVAARRPAFDENQFRHAIRRAIGKE; this is translated from the coding sequence ATGAACAAGATCTTTGAAGTCCCTTTGTACCCCTACGAGCGCCATGCGGATGAGGATGCCTCTTCGCCCGTACGCCGCAAGGTGGTGGTTATAGGGGCGGGCCCGGTTGGCCTGGCTGCCGCCATCGACCTGGCGCAGCAGGGCACCGAAGTTGTGGTGCTGGACGACAACGACAAGGTGAGCTTCGGCTCCCGCGCGATCTGCTTTGCCAAGCGGCCGCTGGAAATCCTAGACCGGCTGGGCTGCGGCCAGCCGATGGTGGACAAGGGTGTGCAGTGGAACACCGGCAAGGTGTTCTTCGACGACCGGCAGGTTTATGAATTCAACCTGCTGCCGGAAGAGGGCCACAAGCGCCCCGCCTTCATCAATCTGCAGCAGTATTACTTCGAGGAATACCTGGTGAACCGGGTGCGCGAACTCCAGGAGCAGGGCGCGCCGATCGAAATCCGCGGCCGTAACAAGGTTTCCGCCATAGGCACTCATCCCACCCACGTGGTGCTGGAAATCGATACTCCCGAAGGCTCCTATAACTTGGAAACCGAATGGCTGATCGCCTGCGATGGCGCTGGCTCCCCCACCCGGCAGATGCTGGGTCTGGATTTCGTCGGCCGTGTATTCGAGGACAACTTCCTGATTGCCGACGTGATCATGGAGGCGGATTTCCCGTCGGAACGCTGGTTCTGGTTCGACCCGCCCTTCAACAAGGGCCAGTCGGCGCTGCTGCACAAGCAGCCTGACGGGGTCTGGCGCATCGACCTGCAGCTGGGCTGGGATATAGACAAGGAGCGTGAGAAGCGCCCGGAAAACGTGATCCCGCGCCTCAAGGCGATGCTGGGCGAGGATGTGAAATTCGAACTGGAATGGGTCTCGATCTATACCTTCCAGTGCCGCCGGATGGAGCAGTTCCGCCATGGCCGGGTGATCTTTGCCGGAGACGCCGCGCACCAGGTCTCGCCCTTCGGCGCCCGCGGGGCCAACTCCGGCCTGCAGGACACCGATAACCTGTGCTGGAAGCTGAAGCTGGTGATGGACGGCAAGGCGCCTGAAAGCCTGCTGGACAGCTATGATGCGGAGCGCATCCACGGTGCGGATGAGAACATCCTCAACTCGTCGCGCTCGACCGATTTCATCACCCCGAAATCGGAGATCAGCCGGGTGCTACGCGACGCGGTCCTGGACCTGTCGGAACAGTATGAATTCGCACGTCCCCTGGTGAACTCCGGCCGCCTGTCGGTGCCCTGCACCTATGACGGCTCGCCGCTGAACTCGGCGGATGCGCTGGACGGGCCGGACCGCACCCGCCCCGGCTCCCCCTGTCCTGACGCGCCGCTGAGCGACGGATTCCTGTTGGACAAGCTGGGCGATAAATTCGTGCTGCTGACCATCGACGCCGACGCGCCGGATGTGATCGTGGAGGAAGGCATCGAGGTCACCCGCCTGGCGCTGTCGATCAAGGATGACAAGACACTGGCACTGCAGCAGCGCTATCTGGGCAAGCATGAAAGCGGCGTCTACCTGATCCGCCCGGACCAGCACGTGGCCGCCCGCCGGCCTGCCTTTGATGAAAACCAGTTCCGGCACGCAATCCGCCGGGCCATCGGCAAGGAATGA
- a CDS encoding DUF2783 domain-containing protein, protein MTETDQLILTANTERADDFYADLLAAHEGLSRSESDALNARLVLVLANHIGKRAILKQALAAAALKPGEDTA, encoded by the coding sequence ATGACAGAGACCGATCAGCTGATCCTGACCGCCAACACCGAGCGCGCCGACGATTTCTACGCAGATCTCTTGGCGGCGCACGAGGGCCTCAGCAGGTCCGAAAGCGATGCCCTGAATGCACGCCTGGTGCTGGTGCTCGCCAACCACATTGGAAAACGCGCGATCCTAAAACAGGCGCTGGCTGCGGCCGCGCTGAAACCCGGGGAGGACACCGCTTGA